The following are encoded together in the Desulfobacterales bacterium genome:
- a CDS encoding F0F1 ATP synthase subunit delta, translating to MKKMVIARRYASALLLIAKEDGQAEDYKNELNGFSELLQKEKKLSEALINPLYPLEERKNLLEALTGKLGLSNVIRSFLMLLFDKRRLVFVVDITEFYSKLVDELKGIVRATLVSATDLANDMKEKIRDGLGKMTGKDVVLDYKVEPSLIGGVVTKIGNLVLDGSIKTQLNNMRESLKRGDNI from the coding sequence GTGAAAAAAATGGTTATAGCAAGAAGATATGCAAGTGCCTTATTGCTTATTGCAAAAGAAGATGGTCAAGCTGAAGATTATAAAAATGAACTCAATGGTTTTTCTGAATTGTTACAAAAGGAAAAAAAACTATCGGAGGCATTAATTAATCCTTTATACCCATTAGAAGAAAGAAAAAACTTGTTAGAAGCACTCACTGGAAAGCTTGGCTTGTCAAACGTAATAAGGTCATTTTTAATGTTACTTTTTGATAAAAGAAGATTAGTATTTGTAGTTGATATAACTGAATTCTATTCAAAATTGGTTGATGAATTAAAAGGTATTGTCCGTGCTACTCTGGTTTCTGCTACTGATTTGGCAAATGATATGAAAGAGAAGATTCGAGATGGATTAGGAAAAATGACAGGCAAGGATGTAGTTTTAGATTATAAAGTAGAGCCTAGTCTAATAGGCGGAGTGGTTACAAAAATAGGTAATTTAGTTTTGGATGGTAGTATAAAAACTCAATTAAATAATATGAGAGAATCTTTAAAAAGGGGTGATAATATCTAA
- a CDS encoding F0F1 ATP synthase subunit alpha, with protein sequence MEIRAEEISQIIKEQIKGFDKKVDLSETGVVLSVGDGVARIYGLDKVMTMELVEFPTGILGLVLNLEEDNVGVAIMGEDTLIKEGDIVKRTKKIAQVPVGEEVLGRVVTTVGEPIDGKGPINAKEFRRIEMVAPGVIARKSVHEPLVTGIKAIDGMTPVGRGQRELIIGDRQIGKTAIAVDAIISQKGQDVYCIYVACGQKKSTVAQVVAVLEKHGAMEYTTVVAACASDPAPLQYLAPYAGCAIGEYYRDKGKHALIIYDDLSKQAVAYRQVSLLLRRPPGREAFPGDIFYNHSRLLERSAKLNDALGAGSLTALPIIETQAGDVSAFIPTNVISITDGQIYLEPNLFFAGIRPAINVGLSVSRVGGAAQTKAMKQVAGSLRLDLAQYRELEAFAAFGSDLDASTQAQLIRGARLVEVLKQPQYQPLSLEKQITILFAGTRGYLDKLPVNVISRYESGLYKFVEDKYPQIFKEIKEKKVISEELDKLLHKALAEYGQEFINTIK encoded by the coding sequence ATGGAAATAAGAGCCGAAGAAATAAGTCAAATAATTAAAGAACAAATTAAAGGTTTTGACAAAAAGGTCGATTTAAGCGAAACTGGCGTGGTTTTATCCGTTGGTGACGGCGTCGCTAGAATTTACGGTCTTGATAAAGTCATGACTATGGAGCTAGTTGAGTTTCCTACTGGAATTTTAGGTCTTGTTTTGAATTTAGAAGAAGATAATGTGGGTGTAGCTATCATGGGCGAAGATACACTTATAAAAGAAGGAGACATTGTAAAAAGAACTAAAAAAATTGCTCAGGTTCCAGTTGGAGAAGAGGTTTTAGGCAGAGTAGTTACGACAGTAGGTGAACCAATAGACGGAAAAGGCCCCATAAATGCAAAAGAATTTAGACGAATTGAAATGGTGGCACCTGGAGTTATTGCAAGGAAAAGCGTTCATGAGCCTTTAGTAACTGGAATTAAAGCTATAGACGGAATGACCCCAGTTGGTAGAGGCCAAAGAGAGCTTATAATTGGTGATAGACAGATTGGAAAGACAGCTATAGCGGTTGACGCAATCATAAGTCAAAAAGGACAAGATGTTTATTGTATATATGTTGCTTGTGGTCAAAAAAAATCTACTGTTGCGCAAGTTGTCGCTGTTCTTGAAAAACATGGTGCCATGGAATATACAACAGTTGTCGCAGCATGCGCGAGTGACCCTGCTCCACTTCAATATCTCGCACCTTATGCCGGTTGTGCTATAGGTGAATATTATAGAGACAAAGGAAAGCATGCTTTAATCATATATGATGATTTATCAAAACAAGCTGTCGCTTATAGACAAGTTTCCCTTCTTTTAAGAAGACCTCCTGGACGTGAAGCATTTCCTGGGGATATTTTTTATAACCACTCAAGGTTACTTGAAAGATCAGCAAAATTAAACGATGCACTAGGAGCCGGTTCTTTAACAGCGCTTCCAATTATTGAAACCCAAGCAGGTGACGTTTCTGCTTTCATTCCAACCAATGTTATTTCAATTACTGATGGTCAGATATATTTAGAGCCAAACTTATTTTTTGCTGGTATTAGACCTGCAATTAACGTAGGTTTGTCTGTATCTCGAGTTGGAGGCGCAGCTCAAACTAAAGCTATGAAACAAGTTGCAGGCTCATTGAGATTAGATTTGGCTCAATATAGAGAACTTGAAGCTTTTGCAGCCTTTGGAAGTGATTTGGATGCTTCTACTCAAGCTCAGCTCATAAGAGGAGCGCGATTAGTTGAAGTTTTAAAACAACCTCAATATCAGCCTTTATCGCTTGAAAAACAAATAACAATACTTTTTGCAGGAACAAGAGGATATCTTGATAAATTGCCTGTTAATGTTATTTCACGATATGAATCTGGCCTTTACAAATTTGTTGAAGATAAATATCCACAGATATTTAAGGAAATAAAAGAGAAAAAGGTTATATCAGAAGAATTGGATAAACTGCTCCATAAAGCTTTAGCTGAATATGGACAAGAATTTATTAATACGATTAAGTAG